In the Populus trichocarpa isolate Nisqually-1 chromosome 1, P.trichocarpa_v4.1, whole genome shotgun sequence genome, one interval contains:
- the LOC18095888 gene encoding photosynthetic NDH subunit of lumenal location 3, chloroplastic, which translates to MAHLTNLNGVTETLPAIPKLINVQKPQRRMKITGLLGKKPVNLQGNSFQTTRRLALGLASIALIGNPSTGVSLAEDNWWARDIPLPVPSAENKLANEETGTRSFLKKGIYMANVGLQGSARRVKRYAFDLLALEDLIGPDTLNYVRKYLRIKSTFMYYDLDRIISAVPVDDKQPLTDLANRLFDNFEKLEDASRRKNLSDTKSSYRDTKALLQEVMQQNPVDLKSKFTYYPDGLQS; encoded by the exons ATGGCTCATTTAACAAACTTAAATGGAGTCACTGAGACCCTGCCAGCCATACCAAAACTTATCAACGTGCAGAAACCTCAAAGAAGGATGAAAATAACTGGATTGCTAGGCAAGAAGCCGGTTAATCTTCAAGGGAATTCATTTCAAACTACAAGAAGACTAGCTTTAGGCCTTGCTTCAATAGCTCTCATTGGAAATCCCAGTACCGGTGTCTCTCTCGCGGAGGATAATTGGTGGGCTCGTGATATCCCCTTGCCCGTGCCTTCTGCAGAGAACA AACTTGCAAATGAGGAGACAGGCACACGTTCTTTTCTGAAGAAGGGAATTTATATGGCAAATGTTGGATTACAAGGTAGCGCACGTAGGGTAAAGAGATATGCCTTTGATCTCTTAGCTCTGGAGGATTTGATAGGACCAGACACCCTGAATTATGTCAGGAAGTACTTGAGAATCAAGTCCACTTTCATGTACTATGATTTGGACAGGATTATCTCTGCAGTTCCTGTAGATGACAAGCAACCTCTTACTGATCTGGCTAACAGATTGTTTGACAACTTTGAAAAG CTTGAAGATGCATCGAGGAGGAAAAACCTGTCTGATACAAAATCAAGTTATCGAGAcacaaaagcacttttgcaagaGGTCATGCAACAGAATCCAGTTGATCTGAAGAGTAAATTTACCTATTACCCGGATGGACTTCAAAGCTAG